The following proteins are encoded in a genomic region of Bifidobacteriaceae bacterium:
- a CDS encoding ABC transporter ATP-binding protein encodes MTAAVTIIDLVKRYRRTMALDHVSMNFEEGLIHGLFGHNGAGKTTLMSIITAQILATSGQALVYGRRPYEHAPVLERMCFIREGQGYPNDARARDAFKAARMFYPRWDQALANHLIEALAIPLNHRVRRMSRGQNSAVGVTIGLAARADITFFDEPYLGLDAMARQVFYETLAASYARDPRTIVLSSHLIDEVAPLVTNVVVLDHARVLIDQDRESLLGRAARVIGPSAAVAEFARGREVIGQEAMGPYLALTIMGALSAEDQRALAATGLTVEAVSLQQLVIHLTRRQAAESGLAPPAAMVWPSDGGKAAGQ; translated from the coding sequence GTGACCGCCGCCGTCACCATCATCGACCTGGTCAAGCGCTACCGCCGCACAATGGCGCTGGACCACGTTTCAATGAACTTCGAAGAGGGGCTGATCCACGGGCTGTTCGGGCACAACGGCGCCGGCAAGACCACGCTGATGTCGATCATCACGGCCCAAATCCTGGCGACCTCGGGACAGGCGCTGGTCTACGGGCGGCGGCCCTATGAGCACGCGCCCGTGCTGGAACGCATGTGCTTCATCCGCGAGGGGCAGGGCTACCCCAACGACGCGCGCGCCCGCGACGCCTTCAAAGCCGCGCGCATGTTCTACCCGCGCTGGGACCAAGCCCTCGCCAACCACCTGATCGAAGCCCTGGCGATCCCCCTGAACCACCGCGTGCGGCGCATGTCCCGGGGTCAGAACTCCGCCGTCGGCGTCACCATTGGGCTGGCCGCGCGGGCCGACATCACGTTCTTCGACGAACCGTATCTGGGGTTGGACGCCATGGCCCGCCAGGTTTTCTACGAGACGCTGGCCGCCTCCTACGCGCGCGACCCGAGGACCATTGTGCTGTCCAGCCACCTGATCGACGAGGTCGCGCCCTTAGTCACCAACGTGGTGGTGCTGGACCACGCGCGCGTGCTGATCGACCAGGACCGCGAAAGCCTGCTGGGGCGCGCGGCGCGGGTGATAGGGCCGTCCGCCGCCGTCGCGGAGTTCGCGCGCGGGCGCGAGGTCATTGGGCAAGAGGCGATGGGGCCGTACTTGGCGCTGACCATCATGGGGGCGCTGTCCGCCGAGGACCAACGCGCGTTGGCCGCGACCGGCCTGACCGTGGAGGCGGTCTCCCTCCAACAGCTCGTGATCCACCTGACCCGCCGGCAAGCGGCCGAATCCGGGTTGGCGCCCCCGGCGGCAATGGTCTGGCCCAGCGACGGCGGGAAGGCGGCCGGCCAATGA
- the ilvD gene encoding dihydroxy-acid dehydratase: protein MPKLRSDVLMTGRNMAGARALLRAAGVAREDFGKPIIAVANSFTEFVPGHTHLAPVGRIVSEAIHEAGGIAREFNTIAVDDGIAMGHDGMLYSLPSRELIADSVEYMVNAHRADALICISNCDKITPGMLMAAMRLNIPTVFVSGGPMEGGRAVLANGTGRDKLDLISAIAESANPQVSDADLAAIEEGACPTCGSCSGMFTANSMNCLTEAIGLALPGNGTLLATHTDRAKLFRKAGAQVVELARRYYQGEDESVLPLSIATPAAFQNAMTLDIAMGGSTNTILHILAIAQEARVDFTLHHIEELSHRVPCVCKVAPNGTALIQDVHRAGGIPAILGELDRAGLFNREVATIHSPDVDTWLGLWDVRSGRALAEAEEMFRAAPGGRYSPAAFTQSERYPDLDLDSAAGIIRDVPHAFTRDGGLAILRGNLAPDGAVVKTAGVDQSIWHFEGPAVVFESQDGAVAGILGGRVTAGDVVVIRYEGPSGGPGMQEMLYPTSFLKGRGLGKECALITDGRFSGGTSGLSIGHVSPEAASGGLIALVEDGDRIIIDIPGRELTLDVGGEELAARRETLAETRGYRPAGRDRPISQALKTYAALATSADKGAVRDLGRLASPAERAGRGL from the coding sequence ATGCCAAAACTGCGTTCCGACGTCCTCATGACCGGCCGCAACATGGCGGGGGCGCGGGCTTTGCTGCGCGCCGCCGGGGTTGCGCGGGAGGATTTCGGCAAGCCGATCATCGCGGTGGCGAACTCGTTCACCGAATTCGTGCCGGGCCACACGCATCTGGCGCCGGTGGGGCGGATCGTCTCCGAGGCCATCCACGAGGCGGGCGGAATTGCCCGCGAGTTCAACACGATCGCCGTTGACGACGGGATCGCGATGGGCCACGACGGGATGCTTTACTCGCTGCCGAGCCGCGAACTGATCGCGGACAGCGTGGAGTACATGGTGAACGCGCACCGGGCGGACGCGCTGATCTGCATTTCGAACTGCGACAAGATCACCCCGGGCATGCTGATGGCGGCGATGCGCCTGAACATCCCCACGGTTTTCGTCTCCGGCGGCCCCATGGAAGGCGGCCGCGCGGTCTTGGCGAACGGGACCGGTCGGGACAAGCTGGACCTGATCAGCGCCATCGCCGAATCGGCCAACCCGCAGGTCTCCGACGCCGACCTGGCGGCCATCGAAGAGGGCGCGTGCCCCACTTGCGGCTCCTGCTCCGGAATGTTCACCGCCAACTCGATGAACTGCTTGACGGAGGCGATCGGGTTGGCGTTGCCGGGCAACGGCACCCTGCTGGCCACCCACACGGACCGCGCCAAGCTTTTCCGCAAAGCGGGCGCCCAGGTGGTGGAACTGGCCCGGCGCTACTACCAGGGCGAAGACGAATCCGTCCTGCCCCTGTCCATAGCCACCCCCGCCGCTTTCCAGAACGCGATGACCCTGGACATCGCCATGGGCGGCTCCACCAACACGATCCTGCACATTTTGGCGATAGCCCAAGAAGCCCGGGTCGACTTCACGCTCCACCACATCGAGGAGCTCAGCCACCGCGTGCCCTGCGTCTGCAAGGTGGCGCCCAACGGCACCGCCCTGATCCAGGACGTGCACCGCGCGGGCGGCATCCCCGCCATCCTGGGCGAACTGGACAGGGCGGGGCTGTTCAACCGCGAGGTCGCCACCATCCACTCCCCGGACGTTGACACCTGGCTGGGCTTGTGGGACGTGCGCTCGGGGCGCGCGCTCGCGGAGGCGGAGGAAATGTTCCGCGCCGCGCCCGGCGGCCGCTACTCGCCCGCCGCGTTCACCCAGTCCGAACGCTACCCGGACCTCGACCTGGACTCCGCCGCCGGGATAATCCGCGACGTCCCGCACGCCTTTACCCGCGACGGCGGCCTGGCCATTCTGCGCGGCAACTTGGCCCCGGACGGGGCGGTCGTCAAGACCGCCGGGGTTGACCAGTCCATTTGGCATTTCGAGGGACCGGCGGTTGTTTTCGAATCCCAGGATGGTGCCGTCGCCGGCATCTTGGGGGGTCGCGTCACGGCCGGAGACGTGGTGGTCATCCGCTACGAGGGACCGTCCGGCGGCCCGGGCATGCAGGAGATGCTGTACCCGACCTCTTTCCTGAAAGGACGCGGTCTGGGCAAAGAATGCGCCCTCATCACGGACGGCCGCTTCTCCGGCGGCACGTCCGGTCTGTCGATTGGCCACGTGTCGCCAGAGGCGGCCAGCGGGGGCCTGATCGCCCTGGTGGAAGACGGCGACCGCATAATCATCGACATTCCCGGCCGCGAGCTGACCCTGGACGTGGGCGGCGAGGAACTGGCGGCCCGGCGTGAAACCCTGGCGGAAACGCGGGGGTATAGGCCGGCCGGACGGGATCGTCCAATATCTCAGGCGCTGAAAACCTACGCGGCGCTGGCCACCTCCGCGGACAAGGGGGCGGTGCGGGACCTGGGACGCCTGGCCTCGCCGGCCGAACGCGCTGGACGCGGACTGTAG